One Camelus dromedarius isolate mCamDro1 chromosome 6, mCamDro1.pat, whole genome shotgun sequence genomic region harbors:
- the LOC135321488 gene encoding adenosine 5'-monophosphoramidase HINT1-like — MADEIAKAQATWPGSNTIFGKIIHKEIPAKIIFEDDQCLAFHDISPQASTCFLVIPKKLISQISAAEDDDESLLGNLMIVVTKCAAVLGLKKGYRMVVNEHHGGGGQSFYYVHLHVLGGGR, encoded by the coding sequence atggcagatgAGATCGCCAAGGCTCAGGCCACTTGGCCTGGTAGCAACACAATCTTTGGGAAGATCATTCACAAGGAAATTCCAGCCAAAATCATTTTTGAGGATGACCAGTGTCTTGCTTTCCATGACATTTCCCCTCAAGCATCAACATGTTTTCTGGTGATACCCAAGAAACTTATATCCCAGATTTCTGCAGCAGAGGATGATGATGAAAGTCTTCTTGGAAATTTAATGATTGTTGTCACAAAATGTGCTGCTGTTTTGGGCCTGAAGAAGGGTTATCGAATGGTGGTGAATGAAcaccatgggggtgggggacagtctTTCTATTATGTTCATCTCCATGTTCTTGGAGGTGGCAGATGA